The stretch of DNA GGTAGTCGAGATTTACGGACCCGAGTCCTCCGGCAAGACGACGCTGACACTGCACATCATCGCGGAAGCGCAACGGGCGGGTGGTTTGGCAGCGTTCATCGATGTGGAGCACGCGTTCGACCCGGTGTGGGCGAAGCGTCTGGGTGTGAATCTCGAAGATCTGATGATCAACCAGCCCTCGTGCGGGGAAGAGGCGCTGGAGATTTGCGAGTATCTCGTCCGATCCAACGCGCTCGATGTCATCGTGGTGGACTCGGTGGCGGCCCTTGTGCCGCGAGCGGAGCTCGAGGGGCAGATGGGCGACACACACGTCGGGATTCAAGCCCGGCTGATGAGCCAGGCCATGCGGAAACTCACGGGCATCTCCGCCAAGAGCCGGACGAGCGTGCTTTTCATCAACCAGATTCGCGAGAAGATTGGCGTGATGTACGGCAGTCCGGAGACGACTCCGGGCGGCCGCGCGCTGAAGTTCTACTCGTCCGTGCGCATTGATATCCGCAAGATCGGCATGCTGCAGGATGGGGACCAGGCGATCGGAACGCGCGTGCGGGCCAAGGTGGTCAAGAACAAGGTTGCGCCACCATTTCGCCAGGCGGAGTTCGATATCCTGTTCGAAAGCGGCATGAGTCGCGAGGGCGACGTGCTCGATCTGGCCGCCGAGGCCGGCGTCATTACCCGCGCTGGCA from Phycisphaerales bacterium encodes:
- the recA gene encoding recombinase RecA, with amino-acid sequence MSAKSNGRLESTEVEREENRKEALGRAVQQIEKSFGKGAIMYLSEQQGATVDGVSTGSISLDLALGGAGIPRGRVVEIYGPESSGKTTLTLHIIAEAQRAGGLAAFIDVEHAFDPVWAKRLGVNLEDLMINQPSCGEEALEICEYLVRSNALDVIVVDSVAALVPRAELEGQMGDTHVGIQARLMSQAMRKLTGISAKSRTSVLFINQIREKIGVMYGSPETTPGGRALKFYSSVRIDIRKIGMLQDGDQAIGTRVRAKVVKNKVAPPFRQAEFDILFESGMSREGDVLDLAAEAGVITRAGTWFSYGEARMGQGRDNARQFLRDNPDIMAEVRAKVLALKVPPRPGTGDAAGAAPATGTVPVSDTSSDDAGEEKKRGRATVAAPPVRKVAAAASRKR